A section of the Budorcas taxicolor isolate Tak-1 chromosome 17, Takin1.1, whole genome shotgun sequence genome encodes:
- the MBD3L1 gene encoding methyl-CpG-binding domain protein 3-like 1: protein MVKTSQRKHCDCGKLSKPKPGLNISIPLRMSSYIFKRPVTRITSHPSNEVRCYPWEETLDNPQQLYWQKRLQGLQACSSAGELLSPLDLAKALQKFAPHCPGESLPGVHTGGPNSTPMATPVWSSDLSQTIPGAGSGTPQLLCKQCLVTEEDIRNQERRVKTARERLAIAMVADRLAGEAEKV from the coding sequence ATGGTGAAGACTTCACAGAGGAAGCATTGTGACTGTGGAAAACTATCCAAACCAAAGCCTGGTTTAAACATCTCAATCCCTTTGAGGATGTCCAGTTATATATTCAAGAGACCAGTGACTAGGATCACATCCCATCCCAGCAATGAGGTCAGATGTTATCCCTGGGAGGAAACCTTGGACAATCCCCAACAGCTATACTGGCAGAAGAGACTGCAAGGACTCCAGGCTTgcagcagtgcaggagaactgTTAAGTCCTCTGGATCTAGCCAAAGCCTTGCAAAAATTTGCACCACATTGCCCAGGTGAGTCCCTGCCAGGGGTACATACAGGTGGTCCAAACTCCACCCCCATGGCCACCCCTGTGTGGTCTTCAGATTTGTCACAGACCATTCCAGGAGCTGGGTCTGGCACCCCACAGCTCCTCTGCAAACAGTGTCTGGTAACTGAGGAGGATATCAggaatcaggaaaggagagtgaagacagcaagagagagaCTGGCAATAGCGATGGTCGCTGACAGACTGGCTGGCGAGGCAGAGAAAGTGTAG